ACGACGGATTTCCCGAATAACCGCGACGGGCGGCGACGCGCTCGTCGACGGTCCGCCGCGGTAACACCGGTGTTAGCGGGAGTCTTTGAGCATCGAGCCCCTTCCGTCGACCATGAACATGCTCGTCGACGGCGAGTGGCGAACGGACGCCTACGAGACCACCAACGAGGAGGGCGCGTTCGAGCGCCAGAAGACGACGTTCCGCGACCGGGTCCGCGACGACCCAGATGCCCGCTTTCAGCCCGAGGCGGACCGCTACCACCTCTACGTCTCCTCCGCCTGTCCCTGGGCCCACCGGACGCTCGTGACCCGGGCGCTGAAGGGACTCGAGGACGCCATCTCGGTCTCGGTCGTCGACCCGTATCGCGACGACGACGGCTGGCAGTTCACGCCCGAGAAGGAGGGCTGTACGCCGGATCACGTCCACGGCGCCGACTACCTCCGAGAGCTGTACGTGGAGGCCGATCCGGACGCGACCTGTCGCGTGACGGTGCCGGTGCTGTGGGACACAGAGGAGGACACCATCGTCAACAACGAGTCCGAAGAGATCATGCGGATGCTCGACACCGAGTTCGACGACTACGCGAACCGGGACGTCGACCTCTACCCCGAGGGGTACCGCGACGAGGTCGACCGGATCATCGACGAGATCTACGAGCCGATCAACAACGGCGTCTACCGTGCCGGCTTCGCGACCAGACAGGAACCCTACGACGAGGCCGTCGACGACCTCTTCTCGGCGCTCGATCACTGGGACGAGGTGCTGGCAGACCAGCGCTACCTCGCCGGCGACCGGCTGACCGAGGCCGACGTCGCGATGTTCACGACGCTGGTTCGGTTCGACAACGTCTACCACACGCACTTCATGTGTAACGTCCAGTACATCCGCGAGTACGAGAATCTCTGGCCGTACCTGCGCGATCTGTATCAGACGGACGATGTCGCGGAGACGGTGAACATGGACCACATCAAGGAACACTACTACACGACCCATCCCGACGTGAATCCCCACCGAATCGTCGCTCGAGGCCCCGATCTGGACTTCGAGGCGCCCCACGACCGGGACGAACTGCCGGGTAGTACGCCGGCGGATCTGACCGCGGCCAGCGCCGACGACTAACCGCCCGAAACGCAGCGGACCGCTCGCATACGCGTTCTACCACACGATTCTTCTTCGGTCCCTATCGGGACGCTCGAGCGGTTTACGACCCGCTCGGCGGCTTGCCCGACTCGCGGCGCCACGATTCGAAACTGTGCTCGAACTCGTCGGGCGCGAAGAACGCCCGCCAGACGAGATACGCCGGGATCAGCACCGGCAACAACGGGATCATGACGATCACGAGGATAGCCGCCATCACGTACCCGAACAGCGACATCTGCAGGTTCGGGCCCATCCCCGTGGAATCGGCGACGTCTGTGGCCATACATCAGGGTAGGAACCTGTCGCTAATCGGTCTTACGGTCCCGCGACGGACGATCGTCGCTCCGTCCCCGAACGCGCCGTCGATAGCGCGAACTCGAGCTCGACGACCTACTCGCCACCCAAGACGTCGGCCGAGTCGTCCCGCGGCCGATACCCCAGCTCGAGCATCGTCTCCGACAGCGAGAGGAACCGCTCCGAGTTGTCGGAGATGCCGTGGGCGGTCAGCGGCGTCGACTCGAGGGCCGTCGTCGCGGCCGCGCGAATCACCTGTTGGCAGTCGTCGGGGCTGAGCCACATCGCGCGGGCGTACCGCTCGCCGGCGCCGTCGCGGTCGGCGACTTCCTCCTCGAGTTCGTCCTCCGAGAGCAGCCAGCCGATCCGCAGGTTGACCACGTCGAGGCCGTGGCGGTTGGCGTAGTAGTGACCCATCGCCTCGCCGAAGACCTTGGTGACGCCGTAGTAGGTGTCGGGATCCATCTCGTCGTCCGGCCGGACGATGTCGGGCTTGCCGATCGTCGACTCCGGACGAATGGGCGAGACGACGTTCCGCATGTTGACCGCGTGGTTCGAACTCGCGAAGACCACCCGCTCGAGGTCGTTCTCCGCGGCGGCCTCGAAGGCGTTGTAGACGCCGTCGACGTTCGGCCCTCGCACCTCGTCCCACTCGGCTC
This portion of the Haloterrigena gelatinilytica genome encodes:
- a CDS encoding glutathione S-transferase family protein, giving the protein MNMLVDGEWRTDAYETTNEEGAFERQKTTFRDRVRDDPDARFQPEADRYHLYVSSACPWAHRTLVTRALKGLEDAISVSVVDPYRDDDGWQFTPEKEGCTPDHVHGADYLRELYVEADPDATCRVTVPVLWDTEEDTIVNNESEEIMRMLDTEFDDYANRDVDLYPEGYRDEVDRIIDEIYEPINNGVYRAGFATRQEPYDEAVDDLFSALDHWDEVLADQRYLAGDRLTEADVAMFTTLVRFDNVYHTHFMCNVQYIREYENLWPYLRDLYQTDDVAETVNMDHIKEHYYTTHPDVNPHRIVARGPDLDFEAPHDRDELPGSTPADLTAASADD
- a CDS encoding DUF7535 family protein, with product MATDVADSTGMGPNLQMSLFGYVMAAILVIVMIPLLPVLIPAYLVWRAFFAPDEFEHSFESWRRESGKPPSGS
- a CDS encoding NAD-dependent epimerase/dehydratase family protein, which codes for MTEIAITGASGRVGRQSIEAFDDETLALFSHSESEDLDTETLEIANRDEFVDALEGQDVLIHLAANPSPRAEWDEVRGPNVDGVYNAFEAAAENDLERVVFASSNHAVNMRNVVSPIRPESTIGKPDIVRPDDEMDPDTYYGVTKVFGEAMGHYYANRHGLDVVNLRIGWLLSEDELEEEVADRDGAGERYARAMWLSPDDCQQVIRAAATTALESTPLTAHGISDNSERFLSLSETMLELGYRPRDDSADVLGGE